Proteins from one Listeria weihenstephanensis genomic window:
- the ymfI gene encoding elongation factor P 5-aminopentanone reductase, which produces MDKDTKYALVTGASGDIGREIAIALAKEGFHLYLHYYRNEQAIQLLREELLSFHVDVIPIQADFTNSDMITRLQESIFQLDVFVHAAGNSYYGLFQDTPDQELKNLWDIHVHFPMQLLQKWIPKLQQSESGRIIFISSIWGEVGAAMEVAYSAVKGAQIAFCKALAQEIALSGTTVNVVSPGMVDTKMNHLFDEEEKTAILADIPMHRFAKPSEVGDVVVFLASDRASYITGQTMRLNGGWFMR; this is translated from the coding sequence TTGGATAAGGATACGAAATACGCGCTAGTTACTGGAGCGAGTGGAGATATAGGAAGAGAGATCGCGATTGCGCTTGCAAAAGAAGGATTTCACCTATATTTACATTATTATCGTAACGAACAGGCAATACAGCTATTACGAGAGGAATTGCTTTCTTTTCATGTAGATGTTATCCCGATACAAGCTGATTTTACTAATTCTGACATGATTACCCGATTGCAAGAATCGATTTTTCAATTAGATGTATTTGTACATGCGGCTGGAAATAGCTATTATGGCTTATTTCAAGATACGCCTGATCAGGAATTAAAGAACTTATGGGATATCCATGTTCATTTTCCAATGCAGTTATTGCAGAAATGGATTCCGAAATTGCAACAGAGTGAGTCTGGAAGAATTATTTTTATTAGTTCTATCTGGGGAGAAGTTGGGGCTGCGATGGAAGTGGCTTATTCGGCTGTGAAGGGAGCGCAAATTGCTTTTTGTAAAGCACTAGCGCAAGAAATAGCCTTATCAGGAACGACCGTCAACGTAGTATCTCCAGGAATGGTAGATACAAAAATGAATCACCTTTTTGACGAAGAAGAAAAGACAGCGATTTTAGCGGACATTCCAATGCACCGATTTGCAAAACCGAGTGAAGTTGGGGACGTGGTTGTTTTTTTAGCAAGCGATCGCGCAAGTTATATCACTGGACAAACGATGCGTCTAAACGGTGGCTGGTTTATGAGGTAA
- the yfmF gene encoding EF-P 5-aminopentanol modification-associated protein YfmF — MTTQKQEYKEQVGAIQLTLIPSDKYKSNKIVFKFRAPLTRETSTKRSLIAALIETNTKKYPTQTAFRKELASLYGANFYTSVDKKGNEHIITAVLDMVDGQFVPEGDTLLKQAFELIQEILFNPNAENGSFNETTVAREKENLEQRLESVYDDKIRYANKRLTEIMFADENYKYGAFGVLKDIPTISATDLYEYYQQFLVEDTIDLFICGDVKKEDVLPLVKALPFVDREYRDLDIIPPVHPKKVNTVKETQSINQGKLVLGYRTNILFGEEAYVPLQVANGLLGGFANSKIFINVREKASLAYYANSRIDSFHGFMIISAGIDEKNYDQALAIIKEQVTAMQTGDFTEDELSQTKAMLTNQLLEANDQAQGLIELTYNNTLKKANLDLPNWLKRISEVTKEEVVAAVQSLELDTIYFLSKGAES, encoded by the coding sequence ATGACCACTCAAAAACAGGAATATAAAGAACAAGTTGGAGCGATTCAGTTAACGCTTATTCCTTCTGACAAATATAAATCCAATAAAATCGTTTTTAAATTCAGAGCGCCACTAACGCGCGAAACCTCTACTAAACGGTCGTTAATCGCCGCTTTAATCGAGACCAATACAAAGAAATACCCAACACAAACAGCTTTTCGAAAAGAACTAGCGAGCTTATACGGTGCGAACTTTTATACGTCTGTTGATAAAAAAGGAAACGAACATATCATAACGGCAGTCCTAGACATGGTGGACGGTCAATTTGTCCCAGAAGGCGATACGTTACTTAAACAAGCATTCGAACTAATTCAAGAAATTCTTTTCAATCCGAACGCGGAAAATGGTAGTTTTAATGAAACAACCGTTGCTCGTGAAAAAGAAAATTTAGAACAGCGTCTAGAAAGTGTATATGATGACAAAATCCGTTACGCAAACAAGCGTTTAACAGAAATTATGTTTGCTGATGAGAATTATAAATATGGCGCTTTTGGTGTTCTAAAAGACATTCCAACTATTAGCGCTACCGATCTCTATGAGTACTATCAACAGTTTTTAGTGGAAGATACGATCGATTTATTCATATGCGGCGACGTTAAAAAAGAGGACGTACTCCCACTTGTGAAGGCACTTCCGTTTGTAGATCGGGAATATCGAGATCTAGATATTATCCCGCCAGTTCACCCAAAAAAGGTAAATACAGTGAAAGAAACGCAGTCCATCAATCAAGGTAAGCTCGTACTTGGATACAGAACTAATATTTTATTTGGCGAAGAAGCATACGTGCCATTACAAGTTGCGAATGGCTTACTTGGCGGTTTTGCGAACTCGAAAATCTTTATTAACGTGCGCGAAAAAGCAAGCCTGGCCTATTACGCCAATAGCCGCATCGATTCATTTCACGGTTTCATGATTATCTCCGCTGGTATCGATGAAAAAAATTACGATCAAGCGCTTGCGATTATTAAAGAACAAGTAACCGCAATGCAAACAGGGGATTTCACAGAAGATGAGCTATCACAAACCAAAGCAATGCTAACGAATCAACTTTTGGAAGCAAACGACCAAGCACAAGGTTTGATCGAGCTAACTTACAATAATACATTGAAAAAAGCGAACCTAGATCTACCTAATTGGCTAAAACGCATTTCCGAAGTGACAAAAGAAGAAGTAGTCGCTGCCGTGCAATCACTTGAACTCGACACTATCTATTTCCTAAGCAAAGGAGCTGAATCCTAA
- the yfmH gene encoding EF-P 5-aminopentanol modification-associated protein YfmH produces the protein MNKQSYDQLKEAVYYEKLENGLQVYVLPKHGFSKTFAIFTTNYGSIDNEFVPLGEDSYTRVPDGIAHFLEHKLFEKEDGDVFFKFGEKGAFTNAFTSFTRTAYLFSSTSNVEENLETLVDFVQEPYFTEETVEKEKGIIGQEIQMYDDDADFRVYFGAIENMYHHHPVKIDIAGTVESIADIDKDLLYLCYNTFYHPSNMVLFIVGNVDPKQAINQVRDNQAKKTFAPAKPVKRHFPEEPKSVAVPKKTLKFPVQIAKNLVAIKEDIGLLRGIDAVKHEMTADIMLELLFGTTSDAYLELYDQGVIDDSFGFDYSLQDSFSFVLIGGDAKDPDLQERKIKETLENALVTGFKEADLELIKRKKMGQFLRSLNSPEFIANQFSQYIFEDASLFDILPAIESVTVADVEAFLKRIYLEDRVTTFQIVPE, from the coding sequence ATGAATAAACAAAGCTATGACCAATTAAAAGAAGCTGTTTACTATGAAAAACTAGAGAACGGTTTGCAAGTATATGTCCTGCCAAAACACGGGTTTAGTAAAACATTTGCTATCTTCACAACGAATTACGGCTCCATAGATAACGAGTTTGTGCCGCTCGGCGAAGATTCCTATACGCGTGTACCTGATGGAATCGCGCATTTCTTAGAGCATAAATTATTTGAAAAAGAAGATGGCGATGTATTTTTCAAATTTGGTGAAAAAGGGGCCTTCACAAATGCCTTCACCTCTTTCACTCGCACAGCCTATTTATTTTCCAGCACATCTAATGTAGAAGAGAACCTGGAAACACTCGTCGATTTTGTTCAAGAACCTTATTTCACAGAAGAAACCGTGGAAAAAGAAAAGGGCATTATTGGGCAGGAAATTCAAATGTATGATGATGACGCTGATTTCCGCGTGTATTTCGGAGCTATCGAAAATATGTACCATCATCACCCAGTGAAAATTGATATCGCAGGTACCGTGGAATCCATTGCGGATATTGATAAAGATCTATTGTACCTATGCTATAATACGTTCTATCACCCAAGCAACATGGTGCTTTTCATTGTTGGAAATGTCGATCCAAAACAAGCGATCAATCAAGTTCGCGATAACCAAGCCAAGAAAACATTTGCACCTGCAAAACCAGTAAAACGTCATTTCCCAGAGGAACCTAAATCCGTTGCCGTACCAAAGAAAACATTGAAATTTCCTGTACAGATTGCGAAAAACTTGGTAGCAATTAAAGAGGATATTGGCTTACTCCGAGGTATAGATGCTGTAAAACATGAAATGACCGCTGATATTATGTTGGAATTACTGTTCGGAACGACCTCCGATGCGTATTTAGAACTCTACGATCAAGGCGTTATCGATGACTCATTCGGCTTTGATTATAGTTTACAAGATAGCTTCTCTTTCGTTCTGATCGGTGGAGACGCAAAAGATCCTGATTTACAAGAAAGAAAAATCAAAGAAACATTAGAAAATGCGCTCGTGACAGGATTTAAGGAAGCAGATTTAGAGCTTATCAAGCGTAAAAAAATGGGGCAGTTCCTCCGCTCGCTCAATTCACCAGAATTCATTGCTAATCAGTTTTCACAGTATATTTTTGAAGATGCTTCTCTTTTTGATATCTTACCAGCGATTGAATCCGTGACTGTAGCCGATGTAGAAGCGTTTCTAAAACGTATTTATTTAGAGGATCGCGTTACAACATTCCAAATTGTACCAGAGTGA
- the pgsA gene encoding CDP-diacylglycerol--glycerol-3-phosphate 3-phosphatidyltransferase, whose amino-acid sequence MNLPNKITVARIILIPIFVVLCVAPLGLGSVTWLDSTIPVSNIIAAIIFIVAALTDWFDGHLARKHNLITNFGKFADPLADKLLVAAAFIILVEQHIAPAWVIIIIISREFAVTGLRLLLVEGGEVMAAGQLGKIKTFTQMIAIPLLLLHNWPFEWSGIRVDLIFLYVCAFFTVWSGWDYFYKNRNIFKGSM is encoded by the coding sequence ATGAATTTACCAAATAAAATAACGGTAGCCCGCATCATCTTAATTCCGATTTTTGTCGTTTTGTGTGTGGCACCACTCGGCCTTGGTTCAGTTACATGGCTTGACTCGACAATTCCAGTTTCGAATATTATCGCAGCGATCATTTTTATTGTTGCAGCACTCACCGATTGGTTTGACGGACATTTAGCACGAAAGCATAATTTAATTACCAATTTCGGGAAGTTTGCCGATCCGCTAGCAGATAAACTATTGGTAGCAGCGGCATTTATCATTTTAGTCGAACAACATATCGCGCCAGCTTGGGTTATCATCATTATCATCAGTCGTGAGTTCGCGGTTACAGGTTTGCGTTTGCTCCTTGTAGAAGGCGGCGAAGTAATGGCAGCTGGACAACTTGGTAAAATCAAGACCTTCACGCAAATGATCGCTATTCCATTATTATTATTGCACAACTGGCCGTTTGAATGGTCCGGTATTCGAGTAGACCTTATCTTCCTATACGTCTGTGCTTTCTTCACAGTCTGGTCCGGTTGGGATTACTTCTATAAAAACCGCAACATTTTCAAAGGTTCTATGTAA
- a CDS encoding helix-turn-helix domain-containing protein encodes MTELGEKLKNARRTKGLSLDDLQQITKIQKRYLVAIEEGNYAVMPGKFYARAFIKQYAEAVDLNSEELFQEFENEVPATSQETVVNEQITRAQQRRAPLAASQPGNDNPHTTHSVFGLVPKILIALFIVVIGFVIWYFAIYSGGTGDEVKNTSNGDATVKVDDSTTSGSDTKKDTTTKKDTKKEDTTTKKEETPKKTEVKAETSGNATTYTVTNATKLSLTFTLSGGESWIQVTDDAGSSIFGGIIADGETQTFDLANSKSAKVTLGNATPVTMKINDQAAELSKESITQKLTIDLAESTDTSTDSDSSAQ; translated from the coding sequence TTGACCGAACTAGGTGAGAAACTGAAAAATGCAAGGCGAACAAAAGGTCTCAGTCTTGATGATCTACAACAAATAACAAAGATTCAAAAACGCTATCTAGTTGCTATTGAAGAAGGTAACTACGCTGTGATGCCCGGTAAATTCTACGCGCGCGCTTTTATTAAGCAGTATGCAGAAGCTGTCGATTTAAACAGTGAAGAACTTTTCCAAGAATTTGAGAATGAAGTTCCTGCTACAAGCCAAGAAACGGTTGTAAACGAGCAAATAACACGTGCGCAACAACGACGTGCCCCGCTCGCAGCAAGCCAACCAGGCAATGATAATCCACACACGACGCACTCGGTATTTGGGTTAGTTCCAAAGATCCTCATCGCCTTATTCATCGTCGTTATCGGCTTTGTTATCTGGTATTTCGCCATCTATAGCGGCGGTACAGGTGATGAAGTGAAGAACACGAGCAATGGTGATGCGACAGTGAAAGTGGATGACTCTACAACAAGTGGTTCTGACACGAAAAAAGATACAACAACGAAGAAAGACACAAAGAAAGAAGACACAACCACTAAAAAAGAAGAAACACCAAAGAAAACAGAGGTCAAAGCCGAAACATCTGGCAATGCGACAACATATACTGTAACCAATGCGACAAAACTTTCATTAACGTTCACCCTATCTGGTGGCGAAAGTTGGATCCAAGTAACAGATGACGCAGGCTCTAGTATTTTTGGAGGCATTATTGCTGACGGAGAAACACAAACGTTCGATTTAGCAAATAGTAAATCTGCAAAAGTAACGCTTGGAAATGCAACTCCTGTTACAATGAAAATCAATGATCAAGCAGCAGAACTGTCTAAAGAATCGATTACTCAAAAGCTAACGATCGACCTTGCCGAGAGTACAGATACTAGTACAGATTCTGATAGTAGCGCACAATAA